A stretch of the Sphingomonas sp. CL5.1 genome encodes the following:
- a CDS encoding carboxymuconolactone decarboxylase family protein: MPVNDFDTRFGDPAVAAGMARRFPQFHGAARDFWNTALADGALTQRMRELVLLAIFASPAGYDQPMVDAQLERAEAAGASPEDIVDVLISVAGIANHALYMAVPLAEEHFPPDEITAGIDARALASAAATKEEFIRTRGFWNKERDVLARAMPDYFLASGEFSMTATKSGSLSIKEREMIFLSIDASVNHMSEPGLDIHYRNARKAGLTFREVAAVLKIVGVVGLLSYINSAPRLTR; the protein is encoded by the coding sequence ATGCCGGTCAATGACTTCGATACCCGGTTCGGCGATCCGGCGGTGGCGGCCGGGATGGCGCGACGCTTTCCTCAATTCCATGGTGCCGCGCGTGATTTCTGGAATACGGCGCTCGCGGATGGCGCATTGACGCAACGGATGCGTGAACTCGTGCTGCTGGCGATCTTCGCCTCGCCCGCAGGCTACGATCAGCCGATGGTTGATGCGCAGTTAGAGCGCGCGGAGGCGGCCGGCGCCTCCCCGGAAGATATCGTCGACGTGCTGATATCGGTGGCGGGCATCGCCAATCACGCTCTCTACATGGCCGTTCCTTTGGCGGAAGAGCATTTCCCGCCGGATGAAATCACAGCCGGTATTGATGCGCGCGCGCTGGCTTCCGCCGCTGCGACAAAGGAGGAATTCATTCGTACACGAGGTTTCTGGAACAAGGAACGCGATGTGCTGGCCCGGGCGATGCCCGATTATTTCCTTGCGTCCGGCGAATTCTCGATGACGGCGACGAAAAGCGGATCACTCTCGATCAAGGAGCGCGAAATGATCTTCCTTTCGATCGATGCGTCCGTTAACCATATGTCGGAACCCGGATTGGATATCCACTATCGGAATGCCCGCAAGGCGGGTCTGACATTCCGCGAGGTGGCGGCCGTGCTGAAGATCGTCGGCGTGGTCGGCTTGCTTTCCTATATCAATTCGGCGCCGAGGCTCACGCGGTAA
- a CDS encoding SDR family NAD(P)-dependent oxidoreductase, translating to MAGKVVLVTGAARGIGAETARLLAAEGARLMLADMLAESLQALADELSPSADWCEANIAEEASVARMVEITLRRFGRIDAAVLNAGVAGELRPLVEYPTETFDRVVAVNVRGTWLCLKHVMKAMARGGGSVVVTASASSVRAVPNMSAYVASKHAVLGLMRAAAMEGAASGIRVNSVNPATVDTPMVREMETGGTGSANQLETKTRLIPLGRQGTTMEVARMILFLASDEASFCTGGVYMVDGGVTAGRAA from the coding sequence ATGGCCGGCAAGGTGGTTCTCGTCACTGGCGCCGCGCGCGGTATCGGCGCCGAAACGGCCCGTTTGCTTGCGGCGGAGGGGGCGCGTCTCATGCTGGCCGATATGCTGGCGGAATCGCTGCAGGCGTTGGCGGATGAACTCTCCCCATCAGCCGATTGGTGTGAGGCAAATATTGCCGAAGAGGCATCGGTGGCACGCATGGTGGAGATAACCTTGCGTCGGTTCGGCCGGATCGACGCGGCGGTACTCAATGCAGGCGTAGCGGGAGAACTGCGGCCACTGGTCGAATATCCGACGGAAACCTTCGATCGCGTTGTCGCGGTAAACGTGCGCGGCACCTGGCTGTGCCTCAAGCATGTGATGAAGGCGATGGCGCGCGGCGGAGGCAGTGTCGTCGTCACCGCATCGGCCAGTTCCGTGCGCGCCGTGCCAAATATGTCGGCGTATGTGGCTTCCAAACACGCTGTTCTCGGCTTGATGCGCGCCGCGGCGATGGAAGGAGCCGCGAGCGGTATACGCGTCAACAGCGTAAATCCGGCGACGGTGGATACACCGATGGTCCGTGAGATGGAAACCGGCGGCACAGGTAGCGCAAATCAGTTGGAAACCAAGACCCGCCTCATTCCGCTGGGGCGACAGGGCACGACGATGGAGGTGGCGCGCATGATCCTGTTCCTCGCCAGCGATGAGGCAAGCTTCTGTACTGGAGGTGTCTATATGGTCGATGGCGGCGTGACCGCCGGTCGCGCGGCGTAA
- a CDS encoding SDR family NAD(P)-dependent oxidoreductase: MQRLHGKTALVIGAGSVAAGWSNGKAAAVQYAREGARVICFDISAEAAGETARLIRAEGFESIAIVGDAAKGEDVRRAIDACLSAYGRIDILHNNVGIVVNGGVVDLPEEEWDRVFNINLKSCYLAMKHAIPKMIEGGGGAIGNVSSISSIRFLGTPYASYYTSKAAMNHLTRVTAAEFARHQIRVNAILPGLMDTPMAVLSAMNNHGVEADAIAEAWQRKSERIPMGWMGDAWDLAKAAVFLASDDARFITGVSLVVDGGLTLRS, translated from the coding sequence ATGCAGCGATTGCATGGAAAGACCGCGCTGGTTATCGGTGCCGGAAGCGTTGCTGCCGGATGGAGCAATGGGAAGGCCGCTGCGGTGCAATATGCGCGCGAGGGCGCGCGTGTTATATGCTTCGACATCAGCGCCGAGGCCGCCGGCGAAACCGCGCGGCTCATCCGCGCGGAAGGCTTCGAAAGCATTGCTATCGTGGGCGATGCCGCAAAAGGCGAAGATGTGCGGCGCGCGATTGACGCCTGCCTGTCCGCCTATGGCAGGATCGATATCCTCCACAACAATGTCGGCATCGTCGTCAATGGTGGGGTGGTCGATCTTCCCGAAGAAGAGTGGGACCGCGTTTTCAACATCAACCTGAAAAGCTGCTATCTGGCGATGAAACACGCCATTCCAAAAATGATCGAGGGGGGTGGTGGCGCGATCGGGAACGTATCATCGATTTCCTCGATCCGTTTTCTGGGAACGCCCTACGCATCTTATTATACTTCCAAAGCTGCGATGAACCACCTGACGCGCGTGACCGCAGCGGAATTCGCGCGGCATCAAATACGCGTCAATGCCATCCTGCCCGGCTTGATGGATACGCCAATGGCGGTTCTCTCCGCGATGAACAATCATGGTGTCGAGGCAGATGCCATTGCGGAGGCATGGCAGCGGAAGAGCGAACGCATTCCGATGGGCTGGATGGGTGATGCCTGGGACCTCGCGAAGGCCGCCGTATTCCTGGCGAGTGACGACGCCCGTTTCATCACCGGCGTTTCGCTGGTGGTGGATGGCGGCCTGACCTTGCGAAGTTAA
- a CDS encoding nuclear transport factor 2 family protein produces the protein MQRLIDKDEIRDAIVRYAHGVDRGDWEMVRSGYHPDAYDAHGEYCGGVDGLLRWLDERFAGVDNSMHFLGQSLFEFAGPELALVETCFVSHRLRAPTSAEASDLAPDDAIVREGWGRYVDRFERRNGQWRVAHRTVVMEAMSSAIGRGGRRKTGPQRWSDRKGSDRVNELRVEIFGRG, from the coding sequence ATGCAACGTCTGATCGACAAGGACGAAATTCGCGACGCCATCGTACGCTATGCGCACGGCGTCGACCGGGGCGACTGGGAGATGGTCCGTTCGGGCTACCATCCGGACGCCTATGACGCGCATGGCGAATATTGCGGTGGCGTCGATGGATTGCTCCGATGGCTGGACGAGCGTTTTGCCGGCGTCGACAATTCCATGCACTTCCTTGGGCAGAGCCTGTTCGAATTTGCGGGACCCGAACTGGCGCTGGTCGAAACTTGTTTCGTGAGCCATCGGCTCCGCGCGCCCACAAGCGCGGAAGCATCCGACCTCGCACCGGATGATGCGATCGTCCGGGAAGGGTGGGGGCGCTATGTCGATCGTTTTGAACGGCGCAATGGGCAGTGGCGCGTCGCCCACCGGACAGTGGTGATGGAGGCGATGAGCAGTGCGATCGGGCGTGGCGGCAGGCGAAAGACCGGGCCGCAGCGCTGGAGCGACCGGAAGGGCTCGGACCGGGTGAACGAACTGCGCGTGGAGATTTTCGGCCGTGGCTGA
- a CDS encoding DUF488 family protein yields the protein MTGDGDTWPAGTIFTVGHSTLPIERFLALLAAYAIARLVDVRTVPRSRHNPQFNADALAESLATAHIAYAAMPALGGLRHPHADSPNKGWRNDGFRGYADHMQTAAFREAVGELIALGKERRTAIMCAEAVPWRCHRSLIADALVVRDVPVIEILSETDWRPHRLTPFAQVEGTAITYPPEQASLF from the coding sequence ATGACCGGGGACGGCGACACATGGCCGGCGGGGACGATCTTCACCGTCGGCCATTCGACGCTGCCGATCGAACGCTTCCTGGCGCTGCTCGCCGCCTACGCCATCGCGCGGCTGGTCGACGTGCGGACCGTGCCCCGCTCGCGCCACAATCCGCAATTCAACGCGGACGCGCTCGCCGAGAGCCTCGCGACGGCGCACATCGCTTATGCCGCGATGCCGGCGCTCGGCGGGTTGCGGCATCCCCATGCGGATTCGCCCAATAAGGGTTGGCGCAACGATGGCTTTCGCGGCTATGCCGACCACATGCAGACAGCAGCGTTCCGTGAGGCCGTCGGGGAGCTGATCGCGCTCGGCAAGGAGCGGCGGACCGCGATCATGTGCGCCGAGGCGGTGCCATGGCGCTGCCACCGTTCGCTGATCGCGGACGCGCTGGTCGTCCGCGACGTGCCGGTGATCGAGATCCTGTCGGAGACGGACTGGCGCCCCCACCGGCTGACGCCCTTCGCGCAAGTCGAGGGCACGGCGATCACCTATCCGCCGGAACAGGCCAGCTTGTTCTGA
- a CDS encoding SDR family NAD(P)-dependent oxidoreductase: MAIVVGAGQMAGESVGTGRATALRFMQEGAHVLAVDRDIMSAEETLELAGVDRRDSFVVQADVTVTPSLEAAVAAAVAKWGRIDVVFYNVGVAFAGGDRPLEEITDDILDRIGAINLRGAIMTAKYAIPVMRAQRSGVFLSLSSVSAIETTRPNIAYRISKAGLTAFTQQLAVQNAAYGVRANSILPGMMDTPMAVDQRVALLGKSRAELVAERSAQVPLRGRMGTGWDVANAALFLASDEADFITGVALPVDGGMLSRIGW; the protein is encoded by the coding sequence GTGGCGATCGTCGTCGGCGCCGGGCAGATGGCGGGCGAGTCCGTCGGCACCGGGCGCGCAACCGCGCTTCGTTTCATGCAGGAAGGCGCGCATGTCCTCGCGGTTGATCGCGATATCATGTCGGCGGAAGAAACGCTTGAACTGGCGGGTGTCGATCGCCGGGATTCGTTCGTCGTACAGGCCGATGTTACGGTCACGCCGAGCCTCGAAGCCGCGGTCGCCGCCGCGGTCGCGAAATGGGGCAGGATCGATGTGGTGTTCTACAATGTCGGCGTCGCATTCGCGGGCGGCGACCGTCCGCTGGAGGAGATCACCGACGATATCCTCGACCGGATCGGCGCGATCAACCTGCGCGGCGCGATCATGACGGCGAAATATGCGATTCCGGTAATGCGGGCGCAGCGCTCCGGTGTGTTCCTCAGCCTCTCATCGGTTTCGGCGATCGAGACCACGCGGCCGAATATCGCCTATCGTATCAGCAAGGCGGGGCTCACCGCCTTCACGCAGCAACTGGCGGTGCAGAACGCCGCTTATGGTGTGCGAGCCAACTCGATCCTTCCGGGCATGATGGACACGCCGATGGCGGTGGATCAGCGAGTGGCGTTGCTTGGCAAGTCCCGCGCCGAACTGGTCGCCGAGCGCTCGGCGCAGGTGCCGCTGCGTGGCAGAATGGGGACGGGCTGGGACGTCGCCAATGCCGCGCTGTTCCTGGCGTCGGACGAGGCCGACTTCATCACTGGTGTCGCCTTGCCCGTGGACGGCGGAATGCTTTCGCGGATTGGCTGGTAG
- a CDS encoding uracil-DNA glycosylase family protein, which translates to MPIASDDRPLADLLDEIGRCRQCAAHLPHEPRPVVQAGRNARLRIVGQAPGRKVHQSGIPWDDASGNRLRAWIGLTPAEFYDPEKVAIIPMGFCYPGKAASGDNPPRPECAPRWHARLASLLPDIGLTLLIGQYALASYLGGARNATLGDTVQAWHEYLPRGVLPLPHPSPRNQPWLARNPWFEGEMLPDLQAAVRAALTDRSTHSPS; encoded by the coding sequence ATGCCGATCGCCTCCGATGACAGGCCGCTGGCCGATCTGCTCGACGAGATAGGCCGCTGCCGCCAGTGCGCCGCCCACCTGCCGCACGAACCGCGCCCGGTGGTGCAGGCTGGACGGAACGCGCGGCTGCGTATCGTCGGGCAGGCGCCAGGCCGCAAGGTGCATCAGAGCGGCATCCCGTGGGACGACGCCTCCGGCAATCGCCTGCGTGCGTGGATCGGCCTTACGCCGGCCGAATTCTACGATCCCGAAAAGGTCGCGATCATTCCGATGGGCTTCTGCTATCCCGGCAAAGCGGCCTCGGGCGACAACCCGCCCCGGCCGGAATGCGCGCCGCGCTGGCACGCCCGGCTCGCCTCGCTGCTGCCGGATATCGGGCTGACGCTGCTGATCGGTCAATATGCGCTGGCGAGCTATCTCGGCGGGGCGCGCAACGCGACGCTCGGCGATACCGTACAGGCATGGCACGAATATCTGCCGCGCGGCGTGCTGCCCCTCCCCCATCCCTCGCCTCGCAACCAGCCGTGGCTCGCGCGCAATCCGTGGTTCGAGGGGGAGATGCTGCCGGACCTGCAAGCCGCCGTCCGCGCGGCGCTGACCGATCGGTCCACTCACAGCCCGTCGTGA
- a CDS encoding alpha/beta fold hydrolase, translated as MTEIRVVTSSGLAIAADVEGQGDVTVILGHGGGQTRNAWRRLSAFLAERGYRVIRYDLRGHGESDYAPDGDYHLPALACDLAAIVSWADSPVALVGASLGGLAAFYALGSGIISSAMSLALVDIVLRPAAEGTARVRTFLDAHLEGFDTVEAAAEAVAAYNAGQARPPSIAGLRRNLRMAEDGRWRWHWDPRFLRQADSIEERGELLMSVASRVAVPVRLLRGGASEMASDAAIAEMAASIPDFSVEIVAGAGHMVSGMANDRYAPAVIAFLEQTTRLVAKKNPDRF; from the coding sequence ATGACCGAAATCCGCGTCGTGACATCATCGGGTCTTGCGATTGCCGCTGACGTTGAGGGGCAGGGGGACGTTACCGTAATCCTCGGTCATGGTGGGGGGCAGACCCGCAACGCATGGCGACGTCTTTCCGCGTTTCTCGCCGAACGCGGCTATCGTGTCATCCGTTATGATCTGCGCGGGCATGGCGAAAGCGATTATGCGCCGGACGGCGATTATCACCTGCCCGCGTTGGCTTGCGATCTCGCTGCTATCGTTAGTTGGGCCGATAGCCCGGTCGCATTGGTGGGTGCGTCTTTGGGTGGTCTAGCCGCCTTTTACGCGCTGGGGAGCGGCATTATCTCGTCTGCCATGTCATTGGCGCTGGTGGATATAGTGCTGCGACCAGCGGCAGAGGGAACCGCGCGTGTGCGCACGTTCCTGGATGCTCACCTAGAAGGCTTCGATACGGTCGAAGCGGCCGCGGAAGCGGTTGCCGCCTACAACGCCGGTCAGGCGCGCCCACCGTCGATCGCCGGACTGCGCCGCAATCTGCGGATGGCCGAGGACGGTCGCTGGCGCTGGCATTGGGACCCGCGCTTTCTTCGGCAGGCGGATTCGATCGAGGAGCGGGGCGAACTACTTATGTCTGTGGCATCACGTGTAGCCGTCCCCGTGCGTCTGCTCCGCGGTGGAGCGAGCGAGATGGCAAGCGATGCGGCCATTGCTGAGATGGCAGCCTCGATCCCAGACTTTTCGGTCGAGATCGTCGCGGGTGCGGGCCATATGGTGTCTGGTATGGCGAATGATAGATATGCTCCGGCGGTGATCGCTTTTTTGGAACAGACGACGAGATTGGTGGCGAAGAAAAATCCAGACCGGTTTTGA
- a CDS encoding S9 family peptidase produces MRLIAALLLATAAVPALAEVQPNAAPAEAPTRAFTGGDLFQLSIAADPRISPDGRTIVYVRRSGDVMTDRMQSSLWLVDVATGRQTPFVASGSSPRWSPDGTRIAYVASDGTNPQLFVRWLGSEAATRVTTLPNDPNALAWSPDGRRLAYIATVAGEPTTLGKAPAKPEGAKWAEPLEVIDRVNYRADGGGYIKPGNDHVFVVSADGGGARQLTFGKFDDSGPLSWSPDGRTILFSAIRTPDAERQVMNSDVYAVDAATGGLRTLTTRDGPDNAPVFSPDGARIAWLGFDDHHRSYENTQLYVGGHTADAPRSLTASLDRAIEDAAWSADGKSLYASYDDHGKRKLARVTLDGHLTPIADNITGGGIDRPYTGGDFSVSRGGVVAYTGGDASAPADIWVWSGGKTRRLTDLNANLLEAKALAPVRKIAVTAPDGRAIDAWLATPPGRQPGQKVPLILEIHGGPNSAYGPGFSTDVQLYAAAGYAVLWTNPRGSTSYGAEFANLIDKNYPGQDYDDLMAAVDAAIADGTADPDNLFVTGGSGGGVLTAWIVGKTDRFKAAATQKPVINWTSEALTMDNTVFTSRYWFAKKPWEDPMSYWNRSPLSLVGNVKTPTLVVVGGADYRTPVSESEQYYAALQIRGVPTALVKVPGASHGGLAARPSQSAAKASAIIAWFDRYRTGAAKVLAE; encoded by the coding sequence ATGCGCCTTATCGCCGCCCTTCTTCTCGCCACGGCCGCCGTGCCGGCGCTGGCGGAGGTCCAGCCCAATGCCGCACCCGCCGAAGCGCCCACCCGCGCCTTCACCGGCGGCGACCTGTTCCAGCTTTCGATCGCCGCCGATCCGCGGATCAGCCCGGACGGCCGCACCATCGTCTATGTCCGTCGCTCCGGCGATGTGATGACCGACCGGATGCAATCCTCGCTGTGGCTGGTCGACGTCGCCACCGGGCGGCAGACACCGTTCGTGGCGAGCGGCTCCAGCCCGCGCTGGTCGCCTGACGGCACGCGTATCGCCTATGTCGCATCGGACGGGACCAATCCGCAACTGTTCGTCCGCTGGCTGGGCAGCGAGGCGGCGACGCGGGTGACGACGCTGCCGAACGATCCGAATGCGCTCGCCTGGTCGCCGGACGGCCGCCGCCTCGCCTATATCGCGACGGTCGCTGGGGAACCGACCACGCTCGGCAAGGCCCCCGCCAAGCCCGAAGGGGCGAAATGGGCCGAGCCGCTGGAGGTGATCGACCGCGTCAACTATCGCGCGGATGGCGGCGGCTATATCAAGCCGGGCAACGACCATGTCTTCGTCGTCTCGGCCGACGGCGGCGGCGCGCGCCAGCTCACCTTCGGCAAGTTCGACGACAGCGGCCCGCTTTCGTGGAGCCCGGACGGTCGCACCATCCTGTTCTCGGCGATCCGCACCCCTGATGCCGAACGGCAGGTGATGAACAGCGACGTCTATGCCGTCGATGCCGCGACCGGCGGGCTGCGCACGCTCACCACGCGCGACGGGCCGGACAATGCGCCGGTCTTCTCCCCCGATGGCGCGCGCATCGCGTGGCTCGGCTTCGACGACCACCACCGCAGCTATGAGAACACGCAGCTCTATGTCGGCGGCCACACGGCCGACGCGCCGCGCTCGCTGACTGCCTCGCTCGATCGCGCGATCGAGGATGCGGCGTGGAGCGCAGACGGCAAGAGCCTCTACGCCAGTTACGACGATCACGGGAAACGCAAGCTGGCGCGCGTGACGCTGGACGGCCATCTGACGCCGATCGCCGACAATATCACCGGCGGCGGGATCGACCGGCCTTATACCGGCGGCGATTTCTCCGTCTCGCGCGGCGGCGTGGTCGCCTATACCGGCGGCGATGCCAGCGCGCCCGCCGACATATGGGTATGGTCCGGCGGCAAGACGCGGCGGCTGACGGACCTCAACGCCAACCTGCTCGAGGCGAAAGCGCTCGCCCCCGTGCGCAAGATCGCCGTCACCGCGCCGGACGGTCGCGCGATCGACGCCTGGCTCGCCACCCCGCCCGGTCGCCAGCCGGGGCAGAAGGTGCCGCTGATCCTCGAAATCCATGGCGGGCCGAACAGCGCTTATGGCCCCGGCTTTTCCACCGACGTGCAGCTCTATGCCGCCGCCGGCTATGCCGTGCTGTGGACCAACCCGCGCGGATCGACCTCCTATGGCGCGGAATTCGCCAATTTGATCGACAAGAACTACCCCGGCCAGGACTATGACGACCTGATGGCGGCGGTCGACGCGGCGATCGCGGACGGCACGGCGGACCCGGACAATCTGTTCGTCACCGGCGGTTCCGGCGGCGGCGTGCTCACCGCGTGGATCGTCGGCAAGACCGATCGCTTCAAGGCGGCCGCGACGCAGAAGCCGGTCATCAACTGGACGAGCGAGGCGCTGACGATGGACAACACCGTCTTCACCTCGCGCTACTGGTTCGCCAAGAAGCCGTGGGAAGACCCGATGAGCTACTGGAACCGTTCGCCGCTGAGCCTCGTCGGCAACGTCAAGACGCCCACGCTGGTCGTGGTCGGCGGCGCGGATTACCGCACGCCCGTCAGCGAGAGCGAGCAATATTATGCCGCGCTCCAGATCCGCGGCGTGCCCACCGCGCTGGTGAAGGTGCCCGGCGCCAGCCACGGCGGCCTCGCCGCCCGCCCCTCGCAGAGCGCTGCCAAGGCTTCGGCGATCATCGCTTGGTTTGATCGCTATCGCACCGGGGCGGCCAAGGTCCTTGCCGAATGA
- a CDS encoding amidohydrolase, whose protein sequence is MVDEGKSHPQHATVRPDWLASYTEEVIDPGQALIDAHHHFYDRPGARYLLHDMLDDIASGHDLRATVFVQARAMYRASGPEEMKPVGETEFANGVAAMSASSGYGPTRFCAGIIGSADLMSGDAVQPVLEAHVAAAPARFRGIRHTAAWDRDTSLLNPAYTVSEEMLDTPAFRAGFAHLAPLGLSFDAWLFFHQLPRLADLARSFPQTAIVLDHCGGVLGIGPYLGKGDEVFARWLAGMRELADCSNLSVKLGGLGMRMCGFGFDARSRPASSRDLAEAWQPWMETAIELFGAGRCMFESNFPVDKGSYGHVVGWNALKRVAAGASQDERDDLCWRSAARFYRLDAVETGRRAERWVSTNAGQ, encoded by the coding sequence ATGGTGGACGAAGGCAAATCCCACCCGCAGCATGCGACCGTCCGGCCGGATTGGCTGGCATCCTATACCGAGGAGGTGATCGACCCCGGTCAGGCGCTCATCGATGCGCATCACCATTTCTATGACCGGCCCGGCGCGCGCTATTTGCTACACGACATGCTGGACGATATCGCTTCGGGCCATGATCTCCGCGCGACCGTTTTCGTACAGGCGCGCGCCATGTATCGGGCAAGCGGGCCTGAGGAAATGAAGCCGGTTGGCGAGACGGAATTTGCCAATGGCGTAGCCGCCATGTCGGCGAGCAGCGGCTATGGCCCGACGCGCTTCTGCGCCGGGATCATCGGCAGCGCGGACCTGATGTCGGGCGATGCCGTGCAGCCGGTGCTGGAGGCGCATGTCGCTGCCGCGCCGGCGCGTTTCCGTGGCATCCGCCATACGGCTGCCTGGGATCGCGACACCTCGCTGCTCAACCCGGCATATACGGTCAGCGAGGAGATGCTTGACACGCCGGCGTTCCGCGCCGGTTTCGCCCATCTCGCGCCGCTCGGTCTCAGCTTCGACGCATGGTTGTTCTTCCACCAGCTTCCGCGCCTTGCCGACCTCGCGCGGTCGTTCCCTCAAACAGCGATCGTTCTCGATCATTGCGGCGGGGTGCTGGGCATCGGCCCGTATCTTGGCAAGGGTGACGAGGTGTTCGCGCGCTGGCTCGCCGGGATGCGTGAGCTTGCCGACTGTTCGAACCTGTCGGTCAAGCTCGGCGGGCTGGGCATGCGGATGTGCGGCTTCGGCTTCGATGCGCGGAGTCGGCCGGCATCGTCGCGAGATCTGGCGGAGGCTTGGCAGCCATGGATGGAAACGGCGATAGAGCTGTTTGGCGCAGGCCGATGCATGTTCGAAAGCAATTTCCCGGTGGACAAGGGAAGCTATGGTCACGTCGTGGGATGGAATGCGTTAAAGCGCGTCGCGGCCGGCGCGAGCCAGGACGAGCGCGACGATCTGTGTTGGCGCAGTGCGGCGCGTTTCTATCGACTGGATGCCGTCGAAACAGGCCGCAGAGCGGAGCGCTGGGTGAGCACAAATGCCGGTCAATGA